The DNA window AGAGAGGCCAAGGTTTTAGTCTGTTTTCATCatactttaaataaatttacCCTTGAAGGCACGTATGTATGGACACATTGGCTAATTAAAGCTCAAGGAAATAGGAATATGTAGTTGAGCTTATCAGCATTGAGCAGCTAAGTTACTCCTGTACCCTTAGAAGTGTTACTATTATGTGTTAAGACCTTTTGGTGGAGCAAACAATTCTCCTGCCTACCATGGGCACCAAGGTTATGATTTTGCTGTCCTACATAatgctttttccatttgctcATTGTTAGGTGCTAAGCAGTTGGTgtttagggaaaaaagaagcagtaTCAAGGATTGTTATTAGCTGCTTTTCACCCTGGAATTCAAGCAAAGAGATATTTTCAGTTAACTTGCTAtagactttctttttttaggtacaaaactacatttgacagaacatgaataaaaataagacTGTGATTAGTTTAGAATTGatcttttttttactgctgaacTTTAGAGAAGTCTCTTCATGCATGTGTCTGTCAGTCtttatttgctttggaaaaattcAGGGAGCTGTAGATCACAAAGACTGAAGGGCACTAAGAGTGttttggaactttttttttccttggataCAAGAGCACAAATACAATTAAAAAGTCAGTAACTGAACTTAGAGCTATCAAGCTCAGTATATAGCACCAGTAATCTCTCCTGCGCTCTTTCAACTTCACTGATATTTGGGATTTAATTGCTTAATGATACTAGTGACACTGTGGTGACAAATACAGAATTCTCATGTTGTGAGAATAATTCTGaataaaaaggcatttctgtaGTCTTTCTGAACTGTTGCACAACCATTGACTGTGTCAGTCCTTGTTCTAAGTCCTTTCCTAACTTGTGAAGTCAAAAGGTTATATGGGAAGCCCATATTGCAGAGAGTGCCCCAGCCTTCCAGACTCaataattcttcatttttttcctaagaaaagcTAACTAATGcaaattttctccattttgtaTAGattctttgatttatttttgttactgtgaaagcatttttaaacttACTTATCTGCATTGCGTGGGAGGAATGGAGATCTGAATTGCACTCAACATTTTTATAAGTGTTCAAAAAAAGCTGCACTGTAGAGAAATACTTACCTATTTCATATGTGGAGTTAGAATACAGTGAATTCATAATCCATTAGGAGAGGCATTTTCATGATAGACGCAGAAGTATTGTCTAGTGTAATTCTCTTGGCAATTATTTGTTCCAGTGTTGATAAAATAAGTCCTACTTCTGCTTGACTGCTAAATGCAGTCTCCAAGTAATTTTAGGAAATGCTACTTTTAAATACAACTCTCATTACTGAATGGGGGAGAAACTGCAAATTTGTGAGCTGCTTTAAACTTTtctcaaaaatgttttgatatATGGTGAAATAATCTATGAATAAATGTTAATTATAAAGGGAAACCAAGCAAGGAGATCACTAGAACTGTATATAAAGCTTAAATGCTTTTGAACAGGACACAGTTGTTTAAAGAACCAGTGTAGATGGATTCAAGGTTTAGAAACAACTTCAGGAACTTAAAAGCACCACACTGCTGAGAGCCTTAGTTACCATCTACATTTAACTGTAAATTTAAATTCCTGCCATGATATTTTTCTCAAGCTCCCCCCACCCAACctgtctggggtttttttcctctagatTTATGGCATTCACCATGgtggctctgtgctggaagCTGCCCATCTGCTTTCTCTTCTATCAAGTGGTCTCGGGAAGAGTGAGGAGGGAGGGGCACTACGTGGCGGCCGTGTACGAGCACGAGTCCATCCTGAGCCCGACCCCGGCGGCGCTGGTGGAGCGACGCTCCGCGCTGGAGCTCATGGGCAGGAACCTCGACATCTATGagcagcaagtgctggctgctgccaggcaggtgcggcccagctccaggcagcacttGTGTGTGCCCTGGGTATATATAGAGGAAGTGCTTTTTGAAGATAATCTTTCACATTTGCGTTCCCAGGCAACTAAAGCCATATTTATATCCATAACTATGGTCTGGGTTCTCAGACGATCCgacctgccagcagctctgaaaaagAAGCAGGCGAATTAGTATCCCGCCTGCCTCGGGCTATTCCAAGCTTGGAAAAACACGCCCATCATTATTTAGTGtagggaaattaattttctattttggtCAGAATACCTAgctcctttctgttttcttaaatgGAAGGGTTTCCTTGAAAGTTTGTCTTGCTGGCAGCTGTCTTGAGTTTGGTTTTATTCCAGTGCTCTCAATGGAAATTCCTGAATGTTTCTAAAAACGAAGGAAGTCAAATGCTTTGGAAATGAATGTTCTGCTTTTAACAACTTTGTGGAACTAAAAGTTTCCATTCCTTTCTTCTACCCACCATGGAATGGTTCTCAGTCTAAATATATTTAGAGGAGACGGACTAGTATTGCCAGCTGTTCTTAGGCACAGCcctctttcctcccctcccaagAAAACCCAGGCTGGTTCTAGTGACAGGAAGCAAGTGTTACTGGCCCTACACAGAGAAGAACTGACTTGCAATTTTCAGAGATCTGTTGTTCTGGGAGAGAATAATTACTACTTttatataatttgaaaatatgatattattttttttagaagttcAGATGATTGGGCAGAAGTATAATAGCAATTTTTATGCAGCCCTGCACCCAAGACACATAAATTATCCCAAAGCCATCACATAGGTAACATGTTTGTGCTGACTTTTGAAAACTAACAGGAATTTGAGTCACTGGTGCTGTGTCTGATTTAAGAAGAATCCACCTCATTTTTAGGAACAATTCGGATCTCCCTGAATTTCAGGCAGAGCCTCTGGTGTGGCTACATTTCTACGAGACTGTGAACTGCTTTCACAGTGAAGCTGTTTCTGAAATCAACACTCACAGTACCCTTTACTATAATGGGATTTAGAGATGTCTCTTCATGGATGTGTCTGTTAGTCTgtatttgctttggaaaaattcAGGGAGCTGTAGATCACCCAATACCTAATTAATTAAGTGATGCTGCACCTTTGACAAAGTGTATCTTCAAATAGCATCAttctgataaaaaaattaagacaagTTTTAACATCATCAGTCTTTAACCTGAATGATGACATTCTCATAACTTGTGTGAAGGGAGGATACCTTTGGTAAGAAATTGGATGTAGTATGCTCTTATTTGCATGCCCTTAAAATAATGtcaaatgcattatttttcaagATAAAGGTATGTGTCAGGTTAAACAAGTTTTCTTTATACACAGATATACACCTACTACATAGTTCCACCTACTatgaagctgaagaaaagacATCTTCAAGCTATACTATTGGCAAAACATAATTCGGTTATCCTTAACTTACTTTAGCTCTTTTTACCCATGAGATCcccccttttcctctgctttgccTACAAAACATGTCCTTGCTTTACATACAGGGGGCACAGATTATTGTTTTTCCTGAAGATGGAATCCATGGCTTCAACTTCACCAGAAGCTCCATTTACCCTTACTTGGATTTTGTTCCGCATTCACACTCTGGGAAGTGGAATCCCTGCAGAGAGCCCTATTTGTACAATGACACAGAGGTAAATGTAGGGGTGATGCCTGCAGGGGTGGGATAACTGAATGCTCCAAGTGGGAAATAGTTCAAGTTGGTTTGCTTAGGGAATTAAGCAAGAAGTTTAACAACTCCTAGTACCAGATTCTGTTTTCATGGATGCTCAAGTTCTGCTGGTTTCATTCTTAGCAGAGGAGGGTTTAGATCCATACATGCAAGGAGATCAGTTCTGTATGAACCATCTGGATTTGtcatctcctcctccccaaCCTCTGAAATGGTTACTGCTCTCGTGTATGATCTTTTGTGTATGGTTTTAGTTTGAACAACATTGGTTTATAGAAAACAAGACAGTAGTATCTTCCCTTTTGGTGCATTCTTGTTACCTGGCTTTAATGCCTTAATGACATCACAGCATTCTGACTCAGCAATCATTGTCAAATGATTAGCACAAGTAACAGGACTTACCTGCTACAACGTAATAGAAGTCACAGCTTCGCACGGACCAAGCGTGATTACATAAGATATGACCTGGATGTTACAAAAATAGTATTGTCACTCACTGTTCTGGATCTAAACTGAAAATAACCATGCTCAGTAAATACAGACTGCTAGTTCTTCCAGTAATCAATATAATGAAAGAAATCATGCCTGTACCTAGTGAGCAGGATTTGTGTGTGAACATTAATCGCAGTTGTAAACAATGATCTATTTGAATCTTTGTTACCAATGATCATGGCCAAGCAAGCAAGAACTTATTTTGCCATTCACATGCTGTTTGGAGATCGCAGTAATGTCAGTAATGTCAGTTGGTACAGCACTCTGTGTTGTGGAAGAAATATCCCAGTAATAAAGTGGTCTGcaatgttttctatttctttgctGTAATATGCAAGATCTAtccctttccatctctgcttctctaAGTCATAGGTagtaattgctttttaaaaatttatagtAAGAAAATCCAGATGTCCAGGTGCGGATGATCATTATTAGACATTTGCTGTTCTAAAGGCACACACAGATCTGTTGTGCTGCCTTGGCAAAGTTTTCAGTTGACCTACAGTGTTTTAAAGTCATTGGTGCTCCTAAAAGTCACAAGTTTCTAAAAATTAACACCCTTGGAATAGATTTAtttacttccttccttctgaggaaataaaacttagacaatttttttcagagctgttttaaaataaacagctgaaataaatttctGCCTACAAAGCTACTACTTCCAGTAACTCTTGTCACAAAATCAtcagtgcttttaaattttacagATATGGTTAAATGTGTTCAATTTTGaatttccaaaataataatttggaTAGTATTAAATAAGTCATAGATGCTTAAGTAAAACTTAACTCATCACATTCTGAAGCACTCACATTTCTCCATGCTGTTCTCCAGGTCATTCAGCGCCTGAGCTGCATGGCTCTGAAGAACAAGATATTCCTTGTGGCCAACTTAGGGACCAAGCAGCCGTGTGAGCACTCGGATCCTCGGTGCCCGTCGGACGGGAGGTACCAGTTCAACACCAACGTGGCGTTTGCCGCGGACGGCGCGCTGCTGGCCACGTATCGCAAACACAATCTGTACTTTGAGTATGCTTTTGACACGCCTCCAGAGCCAGACTATGCATTCTTTGACACCCCTTTTGCTGGCAAGTTTGGCATGTTCACTTGCTTTGATATACTCTTTTTTGAGCCTGCAGTGAACCTCATCAGACAATACAGTTTGAAGCAAATTGTTTATCCAACTGCCTGGATGAACCAGCTCCCACTTCTGTCTGCTGTAGAGTTTCAACAAGCTTTTGCAACAGCTTTCAATATCAATATTTTAGCAGCCAACATCCACCACCCTACCTTGGGCATGACAGGGAGTGGCATATACACTCCAGTCAAATCATTCATCTACCACAACATGGAAAGTTATGGTGGCAAGCTCATAGTAGCAGAAATTCCTGTGATTACTGCAGATTATAAAACCAATTTAGAGAGTAATGAAAGATTTAGAGAGAACTTACATGACTCATGCAGGACTTCTACAAGCACCTCACTGGATGACGAAGTTTGCTATAAGGAGCAAGAAGAGACTCCTAGCGGAGAatctgaaaaaggaaaggaacagtCACCTCCTTCCTTTTATGCAGAAATGATGTATGACAATTTCACTTTTGTTCCGttatggggggaaaagggagagctCCAGGTTTGTGCCAATACCCTTTGTTGTTACTTGAACTATCAGAGAGCTGTTCTAACTGAGGAATTATATGCTTTGGGAGTTTTTGATGGGCTCCATACAGTGCATGGCACATACTATGTCCAGGCCTGTGCCTTGGTGAAATGTGGTGGTCTCAGCTTTAGCACTTGTGGACAGGAGGTCACAGATGCCACTGCTCTGATAGATTTCCAGCTATGGGGAAATATGAGTACCCCTTACATCTTTCCCTTGTTGCTGACATCTGGTGTTACCTTGGACTTTGCTGATCACATGGGCTGGAAAAACAACTACTATTTCCTCAGCAAAAATAGAACATCTGCTGGCCTCCTGACAGCTGCTCTCTATGGACGATGGTATGAAAAGGACTAGCACAGATACTTCACTGAGTCAGAAAACAACTGCCCATATGTTCAGAGTCTGTATCTTAACAGAAATTGTTAAATATCCATATTTGCTAGAGGTTCAGGTGTGTTTGTCCCATCACTGCCTGATTAGGTCCCACATTTGAAATAATGGCTGTAAGTACAGTTTGTATCCTGGCAGTTTATGTCCTACCAGGAGTGAAATAACTGCCTTGCAAAGGTAAAGTTTTGCTGTGATCTGGTGAGATGATTTATACCAGAAAATAACACTTCTCATTTCAACtgaatttgttctttttaatttaaccctttggtttttgggggtcccggcTGGGAGTATGGAAATTAATAGAATGGAAAACtattgcaaggaaaaaaaaaaacacaaaacccaaagGAAGACACAAATATTGTGCATAACACAGACAAGAACATGAAGGTGTACACACATATAACTTTTATGTGCTGAGGTTCTGATTTCTGGTTAGGGtgccatgattttttttttagagtcaAAAATGCCCAGTTGAAATCATTACCATGGGTTGGCCACTCGGGTATCTGTAATCCTCTTATACTTTAACTGAATGGTACAGTTACAAACATCTACAGAATAGCTAATCTGGGGAATAGGGTATCAATGACTGTGAAAACCTAGACTGCAGCAAGACACAATTCACAAGAAATTATGTTCAAAGAAAACATCAGCATTGAATATCAGTGGCCATGTTATGTACTGTTTGAGTACTTTAACTTTCCCTGTTTAAAAGAGCAATCATTTTTAAGACTGTTTTAAGACATCTTACATGCTGTTCATGAATTTATTCAAGAGGAGTTATGAAAAGCACATAATAAGCTGTGGGACAGCAAGGATTTTGCAGCAATGCTTCATGTGCCAGATGGCAGAGTAAAACACACCCTTTTTTTCCAGAGCAATAACTAGATTAAGTGCTATAGCAGTTCTACTGCAGTGAAGAAGCTGGAAAGAGAATATTCAAAGGTTATTAATTTGGGGTTAAATTCAGACAAGTTAATTTATTCTCAAGCATTATAATTTTATGGGGTCTTACTGGCTATTATGACTTCATCTGGGTAATGGCTGTTGAGTAATGGAATAAACACAACTGTTCCTTTGGTGAATCCTTGTGTTCCAGCTACTCTGTTACTcaggctgaggagcagagcacaggagaCAGGAGAGCTCAGAGTCTCCCTTTGTTCTGGTGGTCTGAGTTGGTTCAAACTGAAACCACCACAGCTACAAGGATGAGTCCTGAGAGGTGTTCAGTCAGCTCTTGCTTCGAATAAACTCACTTTCTggtttcagaaagcaaaacaaccaaaaaactgCTGAATTTCTACCTTAAGGTTTCTTAGATATTTACACAGAATTAGTGTATAATTATGGAAGATCTTGGGCTCTGTCAAACCTTCCTTCTGCAGTCTGTATCCCTGTGAGTCAGGCCCTTGTCGAACAGCAGTCTGATACAGCAGCACACCATGTTTGTTTATCCTGCAGCATATACTGGACAGAAATATGGAGAGGGGAATGTCTGTATCTCATTAGGAATAAACTTGCTGCTATAAAAGTAGGCCATTCCACCACAGGCTTATTAAAGATCATTAATTCTTTGGCACCCGTACCATGTTCTTGCTGAATGCTGCACGATTCCAGGATGTACAGGGTAGAACAGGAAAAGCATTTGCAGTGCTTGTTGGTGCTTCTGTTTCTAGTACCACATGACCAAGTCTGAAAGAATGGAACAATGAACAACTGGAGATTTCAGCTCTCAGGACCATCCACTTCAGAGGCTGAAAAACATGCAGCTTCATGCACTAAAATACTTTTTGGGATTTAGTTCCAGAGGAGACCATTATCACAGTAAGTCaggctaaataaataaatatagcaTTACATATTTGCTATGCTAAGGGAAAGAAGAGGTATTTATCtgtgaaatatttgcaaagtgTGTCTCAAAGAGCTATTCTAACCCTGGGTATGGTAAAATTGTTAGAACAAGACCTTCTAGCCCTACTGAAGTTTGCATGAGGCATGTTCCTGTCTCTTCCCTGAGAAGAGCAGGCAATATCAGAGAGTGCTCTCATACCTTGTTCCTTTTACCCAAAACAGCTGCCTCTAGCAAAGAGACACTGGAAAGGTTGAACAGGCAGTACTAGACACAATGGATTACCAGGAAATATCTATTCCTGCCTCCCATCCTGATCCTTGAGTAACAGCAGATGTGTCTGCCTGACCTGAGGTGACCCGCAGTAACCTACAGCACCCCCACACATTGGTGGCTTCCAGAAGTATGTGCTGGAGCAGcaatcccagcactgctctgttccCAAACAAGCCTGCAGTCTTGTGAGTGAAGCTACTTACCACATGCTGAGGAGGTGTAAGAATCCCATCATCTAATGGATGTGAACAGTTTTATTAAAGCTTCCTAAGCCATTTCTGTCTGAGGgtggaacaaaaccaaaccaggaCACAAGGATTTTTGACACAGAGGAAGTAGAGCAGCTTTAAACCACTCAGTCTGTGTTCCAAAATGaaagcaggatttgggaatttgtACTGACACTAAAGAAACTTCCTCTCTGAGACAGCAAGGGATGGTGTCTTTAAAGGACACTGCTCCTAGGAAGGATAACAACCACAGAAACTCTCTGTTCGGGCAGGAGTAACAGCACGAGTCAGAAGGGTTGGAAGGTTCCTCATAAGGATCTGTTGCTTTAGGATTCACAGTGATTTTTCAAAGTGGATGTCAGGATACTCTCCTTACCATGAGAGAAACACCACAAAAGACATCAAaggaacagctggaaaacagaacCTTGGAGCTGAGCTATCAAGAGGCATGGGAAGAGGCTAAGGTAACACAATCTGTTCAGATCGGAGACCTTCACAAGGCCCAACTGGGCACAAGCTCCTTTAGGATGCTCTCAGCCACTGAAATGAAAACCCCAAATACTCACAGGCTGAACTGAATTATCACTCcatcaaatttttaaaagtcaacaATGAAAATACTTGGGAGAGTCACTGTGCTCACCtttttccctgccctgggagagcAGGTGTGGGCAACACAGGTCAGAAATCAGAGATAATATTGGCACCCACAGCAAATGAAACAAACTTTTGGTAGAAGAGATTAGAAAGGTTGAATTCATTAAGACTTTAATAGATTAGgaagatttttaagatttttagaaaattatgcAGACAGCTTGAGTAACAGTTTGGCAAGGGACAGAAAATCCATGAGAGGATACATGAATCACTAGATTTGCTTTAAAACTATTTAAGCTATCTAATCTATTCTTTTAACATAGAACACCTGAGATGTCTGACATGTTAGATCTTAGgtacagagaagaaaatctgcAGATCTGTCCTTTGACAAGGCTTCAAaagcaggttttgttttgttctgttgtaAACCTGAATAGCAAGAGTTCTGGCTGCATCTAttgcaattttaattaaaaaaagaaagattgtaaggtgttttttttcctctttaaatatTTAGCGACACCATCAATGTGAAGACAAGTTTGAAAGGCTCTTTAGGTTCTCTATTATTCAACTATGTTTACAGTTACATAGGGGAAAACAGCAAGATCTCTTTCCCAACCTCAGCCTGAAAATTGCCAAAACATAGCATAGAATGGAGTGAGCTAAATTTATCCTAATGTAAAATAACACACAACACACCAGGGAAGCATGGATAATTTAAATAGTGCTTTATTTGAAGACAAATAGTGTGCTACAGAGACTGGGATACCAGGTTGGAGAGAGCTGCAAGAAATCTCCAAGTCCTGTAAGCAGGGAAAGTCATTCTTCTCTATCAGGAAAGTTGCAAGATGAGCTGtagaatttgaaaattttagtcACTTTTATAACTAATCTTCCCCAGGGAAAGGAAACCAAGAGTTTTGTGATCTTGCTGGACTCTAGATGCCTGAACATCTGAACAAAATGCTCTTCCAAGGCTGCCATTTCAGACCATTTTTCTCTCAGTGGGTCTGAGAGGGAACACAGATCAGGCTGTAAGCCTGGGTGACATTTACCATTACCATACCAGGCATTTCCTTCTCCTGTTAAGCAGTAAAATGAAGGGATTTTGTAATAAGGCTTACAGATTCTCATAAATACAATAAAGGGATAGTTTCTTAAGAATAACCAGTTGTTTCatcattaaaattaatgcaCAGTGATACCTTTGCActtaatatttgaaaacataTGGATATTACAGTGAGAGAAGGAcaccagaaaaagcaaaaaaccaatGCTGTCAGCTAACAAAGATGCCTGTGTTGTGTCTCTTTTCATTTCATAAAATATGACTGGAAAGAATCCACTAAGATCATGGGagcccaactcctggccctgcacaagaTCACCCCAAGGATCACACCACATTCCCAAGAGCATTTACAACCTCAGGTTTCAGTCTGTAAAGTTTGGAACCCCATGTTTTATAAATTCTTATCTTGTCTGATTCAAAGTCACAGCTACACatttatatacaaaaaaaatgttttccatccCAATCAGAATTCTACTCCAACTGTCCTGCCAGCTTCTGCAGCATATTAAAGATTACAAGGAAATAATCACAAATCACTGAGATTACTGCAAGAGGCAATAACTATCAATCTTGGACTTAAGGATTTGTATGAATTGGCTTGACcagctttaaaaatttaaatacttaCTTTTTCGTGAAATTAATATCAATTTTACGAAGTTTGAATTCAGACCTATGGAAGTTGTGTTAGAAGTTTAAACTACTTatgaagagattaaaaaagaTCCTTCTCTGCAAAGTCTAGTTAGTCTGATTCCAACAGGACTGGATTATCAGAAATGACTGTCAGCGGGAATCAATGCTTTTTAACCAAAAGTGTGATTTGTAGATACATACCATCAGCAGAGGCTCAGTGCAAAGTTGTGGGAGATGAGGAAgatcctcctgctgctcctgcagctgtaGCCAGGGAAGCCCATGGAGCTCCCTCGCCTGTCCTGTGGTACACAGAGCCAGAGCATGCCCTCCAGTTCTGCAGAACTGCTGTTTCCATAAACATTTACCCTTTTTAtttaggttttggtttttgaagATGTGAACTTCACTGATCCAAACATGGAATTCAGTAGTACGGGCTCCGTGCAGACATCTAGCACTGTTAAAAATGTTCCCTGATTGTGACAAACTTCTCGCAAGTCATGCTAGCCAGTTCTTCAGGCAGTATTCACTGGCACTTCCCATCTCTACATGCTGATCCTCTCACCCAGTTATTGCAGGAAAAAGcaccacacttttttttttttttgcaaaagagAACCTGAGTTACCCAAACACTTGAACACTTGTGTTATCCCCAACCAACtgcatttaactttttttttttttttaatactggaTATAAAAAGAGCATGTTATTCTGGGTTACTACGGtagttgttttgtttaaatggGTACAATCTGGGCAAGACAGGAAAGCCAATTCTTCTCAAAACCAGAATTAATTGGGTTGGAGAATCTGTAAACATTATTTCATACCCCTTTTTAGTCATCTTCCCTACAGTTTAGGTAGCTTTGGGAACTTCAGTGCTCCTTTTAACATCTTTGTAGATGCTAAAAGGAGCAAAACtttgaagaattaatttttaaatactagCTTCTTTTTCAACCAAACATTTGTTAATTCTTTAGCCTGGTAGCCAAAACCAGAACACAGACAAGTcagaattttaaacaaaataaattaccaGAAAAAATCCCGAAACAATTGCTACCAAAGTTTAAAAAGTGCCTAGAATAAAAGCTCTGACTGTTCCACATATATTTATACAACTATTTTGGAGACATCTAAGCATGGGAAGGCAAAAAAACTTACAGGTGGAAATACAAAGCAGGACACAGGGATTTTATATGGAATTACACAGAAAATCTCCACAATTGTGTTAAGGTCACTCTTAGGGGGAAGACAGACTGATTCTTCATCTTATCAGCATCCAGCATTTATCCTGCTACATGACACTATAAAAGTAACAGCTCAGCCTATGAGGTTAATATTGACTTGGCATTTTCTCCTCCAGAACATTTATCCTGAGAATGGAAAACCCATAAAACATCCCAGAAGACAGAGTACACAGaaagctgagcagagccagctgtCCTCATTCCTTAAGtccatttgatttttttttcttcccgAGGACATAAAGGATTTCTTTTATTCTAATCTATTGCTTCAGTAGTCCAGCCAAGGCTCGCTGCTCTCCCTTGGTTAAAATCCAATTGATTGTTTGGATAAAGGCTGTAAGAATAGCTGTGTAATATTCATCTGTAGAAAATCAGGAGgatttcttttagaaaaatgGAGGTTCCAACATAATTTTCTGGAAAGGAACAGACCTCCAACTGAGgtatgaacattttttttttaaacccctACCAGACACCATCAtcattatttgcttttcagagaCAAGGAGCCTGCTGTT is part of the Vidua chalybeata isolate OUT-0048 chromosome 1, bVidCha1 merged haplotype, whole genome shotgun sequence genome and encodes:
- the BTD gene encoding biotinidase isoform X1, whose amino-acid sequence is MIFFSSSPHPTCLGFFSSRFMAFTMVALCWKLPICFLFYQVVSGRVRREGHYVAAVYEHESILSPTPAALVERRSALELMGRNLDIYEQQVLAAARQGAQIIVFPEDGIHGFNFTRSSIYPYLDFVPHSHSGKWNPCREPYLYNDTEVIQRLSCMALKNKIFLVANLGTKQPCEHSDPRCPSDGRYQFNTNVAFAADGALLATYRKHNLYFEYAFDTPPEPDYAFFDTPFAGKFGMFTCFDILFFEPAVNLIRQYSLKQIVYPTAWMNQLPLLSAVEFQQAFATAFNINILAANIHHPTLGMTGSGIYTPVKSFIYHNMESYGGKLIVAEIPVITADYKTNLESNERFRENLHDSCRTSTSTSLDDEVCYKEQEETPSGESEKGKEQSPPSFYAEMMYDNFTFVPLWGEKGELQVCANTLCCYLNYQRAVLTEELYALGVFDGLHTVHGTYYVQACALVKCGGLSFSTCGQEVTDATALIDFQLWGNMSTPYIFPLLLTSGVTLDFADHMGWKNNYYFLSKNRTSAGLLTAALYGRWYEKD
- the BTD gene encoding biotinidase isoform X2, coding for MQQIKAVDMRFMAFTMVALCWKLPICFLFYQVVSGRVRREGHYVAAVYEHESILSPTPAALVERRSALELMGRNLDIYEQQVLAAARQGAQIIVFPEDGIHGFNFTRSSIYPYLDFVPHSHSGKWNPCREPYLYNDTEVIQRLSCMALKNKIFLVANLGTKQPCEHSDPRCPSDGRYQFNTNVAFAADGALLATYRKHNLYFEYAFDTPPEPDYAFFDTPFAGKFGMFTCFDILFFEPAVNLIRQYSLKQIVYPTAWMNQLPLLSAVEFQQAFATAFNINILAANIHHPTLGMTGSGIYTPVKSFIYHNMESYGGKLIVAEIPVITADYKTNLESNERFRENLHDSCRTSTSTSLDDEVCYKEQEETPSGESEKGKEQSPPSFYAEMMYDNFTFVPLWGEKGELQVCANTLCCYLNYQRAVLTEELYALGVFDGLHTVHGTYYVQACALVKCGGLSFSTCGQEVTDATALIDFQLWGNMSTPYIFPLLLTSGVTLDFADHMGWKNNYYFLSKNRTSAGLLTAALYGRWYEKD
- the BTD gene encoding biotinidase isoform X3, whose amino-acid sequence is MVLKRFMAFTMVALCWKLPICFLFYQVVSGRVRREGHYVAAVYEHESILSPTPAALVERRSALELMGRNLDIYEQQVLAAARQGAQIIVFPEDGIHGFNFTRSSIYPYLDFVPHSHSGKWNPCREPYLYNDTEVIQRLSCMALKNKIFLVANLGTKQPCEHSDPRCPSDGRYQFNTNVAFAADGALLATYRKHNLYFEYAFDTPPEPDYAFFDTPFAGKFGMFTCFDILFFEPAVNLIRQYSLKQIVYPTAWMNQLPLLSAVEFQQAFATAFNINILAANIHHPTLGMTGSGIYTPVKSFIYHNMESYGGKLIVAEIPVITADYKTNLESNERFRENLHDSCRTSTSTSLDDEVCYKEQEETPSGESEKGKEQSPPSFYAEMMYDNFTFVPLWGEKGELQVCANTLCCYLNYQRAVLTEELYALGVFDGLHTVHGTYYVQACALVKCGGLSFSTCGQEVTDATALIDFQLWGNMSTPYIFPLLLTSGVTLDFADHMGWKNNYYFLSKNRTSAGLLTAALYGRWYEKD
- the BTD gene encoding biotinidase isoform X4 yields the protein MAFTMVALCWKLPICFLFYQVVSGRVRREGHYVAAVYEHESILSPTPAALVERRSALELMGRNLDIYEQQVLAAARQGAQIIVFPEDGIHGFNFTRSSIYPYLDFVPHSHSGKWNPCREPYLYNDTEVIQRLSCMALKNKIFLVANLGTKQPCEHSDPRCPSDGRYQFNTNVAFAADGALLATYRKHNLYFEYAFDTPPEPDYAFFDTPFAGKFGMFTCFDILFFEPAVNLIRQYSLKQIVYPTAWMNQLPLLSAVEFQQAFATAFNINILAANIHHPTLGMTGSGIYTPVKSFIYHNMESYGGKLIVAEIPVITADYKTNLESNERFRENLHDSCRTSTSTSLDDEVCYKEQEETPSGESEKGKEQSPPSFYAEMMYDNFTFVPLWGEKGELQVCANTLCCYLNYQRAVLTEELYALGVFDGLHTVHGTYYVQACALVKCGGLSFSTCGQEVTDATALIDFQLWGNMSTPYIFPLLLTSGVTLDFADHMGWKNNYYFLSKNRTSAGLLTAALYGRWYEKD